From a region of the Triticum urartu cultivar G1812 unplaced genomic scaffold, Tu2.1 TuUngrouped_contig_4932, whole genome shotgun sequence genome:
- the LOC125528519 gene encoding secretory carrier-associated membrane protein 6: MHHDPNPFDEGTAGDENPFSNGGGRGGKQQHGFRPTEPVGFGGGGSRGDATVDVPLGNMGDSNGKARELSSWESDLRRREADIKRREESLKNAGVPMEEKNWPPFFPIIHHDIANEIPANVQKLQYLAFASWLGIVLCLSWNFIAVIVCWIKEGDSKLFFLATIYALLGIPLSYLMWYRPLYRAMRTNSAFSFGWFFLCYLIHIGFCIIAAIAPPIVFQGKSLTGILAAIDTFSEHVIIGIFYFVGFALFCLETLLSIGVLQKVYMYFRGHK; the protein is encoded by the exons ATGCATCACGACCCCAACCCCTTCGACGAGGGCACCGCCGGCGACGAGAACCCCTTCTCG AATGGAGGAGGCCGCGGCGGGAAGCAGCAGCACGGCTTCCGGCCCACCGAGCCCGtcggcttcggcggcggcggcagcagggGCGACGCCACCGTCGACGTGCCGCTCGGCAACATGGGC GACTCGAATGGCAAGGCGAGGGAGCTCTCGTCGTGGGAATCAGATCTGAGGCGCCGTGAGGCG GATATCAAAAGGAGGGAGGAATCACTGAAGAATG CTGGAGTGCCCATGGAGGAGAAGAATTGGCCGCCTTTTTTCCCGATTATCCACCATGACATCGCCAATGAGATACCTGCCAACGTGCAGAAGCTACAGTATCTGGCGTTCGCAAGCTGGCTTG GAATTGTGCTCTGCCTCTCCTGGAACTTTATTGCTGTCATAGTCTGCTGGATCAAGGAGGGAG ATTCAAAGCTGTTCTTCCTTGCTACAATCTATGCTTTGCTTGGAATTCCCCTTTCTTACTTGATGTGGTATAGACCCCTCTATCGTGCAATGAG AACTAACAGTGCATTCAGTTTTGGATGGTTTTTCCTGTGTTACCTG ATCCACATTGGTTTTTGCATAATTGCTGCCATTGCTCCGCCAATCGTATTCCAAGGGAAATCATTAAC GGGCATATTGGCTGCGATCGACACTTTCTCTGAGCATGTGATAATTGGG ATCTTTTACTTCGTGGGGTTTGCACTATTTTGCTTGGAGACATTGCTGAGCATCGGGGTTCTTCAG AAAGTATACATGTACTTCCGAGGGCATAAGTGA